A DNA window from Enterobacter cloacae subsp. cloacae ATCC 13047 contains the following coding sequences:
- the rph gene encoding ribonuclease PH has translation MRPAGRSANQVRPVTLTRNYTKHAEGSVLVEFGDTKVLCTASIEEGVPRFLKGQGQGWITAEYGMLPRATHTRNAREAAKGKQGGRTMEIQRLIARALRAAVDLKTLGEFTITLDCDVIQADGGTRTASITGACVALADALNKLVAAGKLKTNPMKGMVAAVSVGIVNGEALCDLEYVEDSAAETDMNVVMTEDGRIIEVQGTAEGEPFTHEELLTLLALARGGIESIVTTQKAALEN, from the coding sequence ATGCGTCCAGCAGGTCGTAGCGCCAATCAGGTGCGTCCCGTCACCCTGACCCGTAACTATACAAAACACGCTGAAGGCTCCGTTCTGGTTGAGTTTGGTGACACCAAAGTGCTGTGCACGGCTTCCATTGAAGAAGGCGTTCCGCGCTTCCTGAAAGGTCAGGGCCAGGGCTGGATCACGGCTGAATACGGCATGCTGCCGCGTGCAACGCATACCCGTAATGCCCGTGAAGCGGCAAAGGGTAAGCAGGGCGGCCGTACCATGGAAATTCAGCGCCTCATCGCGCGTGCGCTGCGCGCCGCTGTTGATCTGAAAACGCTGGGCGAATTCACCATTACCCTGGACTGCGACGTCATTCAGGCTGACGGTGGCACGCGTACCGCATCGATTACCGGTGCCTGTGTAGCGCTGGCGGATGCCCTGAATAAACTGGTTGCGGCCGGTAAGCTGAAAACAAACCCAATGAAAGGGATGGTTGCCGCGGTGTCCGTCGGTATCGTTAACGGTGAAGCGCTTTGCGATCTGGAATACGTAGAAGACTCCGCTGCCGAAACTGACATGAACGTGGTGATGACCGAAGACGGACGTATCATTGAGGTGCAGGGCACCGCAGAAGGCGAACCGTTTACCCACGAAGAACTTCTCACCTTGCTGGCTCTGGCCCGAGGGGGAATTGAATCTATTGTAACGACGCAGAAAGCGGCGTTAGAAAATTGA
- the coaBC gene encoding bifunctional phosphopantothenoylcysteine decarboxylase/phosphopantothenate--cysteine ligase CoaBC: MSLAGKKIVLGVSGGIAAYKTPELVRRLRERGADVRVAITEGGKAFITPLSLQAVSGYPVSDSLLDPAAEAAMGHIELGKWADLVILAPATADLIARVAAGMANDLVSTICLATPAPVAVVPAMNQQMYRNAATQHNLQTLTSRGLLIWGPDSGSQACGDVGPGRMLDPLTIVDMAAAHFSPVNDLQHLNIMITAGPTREPLDPVRYITNHSSGKMGFAIAAAAAKRGANVTLVSGPVSLPTPPFVQRIDVTTALEMEAAVQARAQNQQIFIGCAAVADYRAETISDAKIKKQGDELTLKMVKNPDIVAGVAALKTHRPYVVGFAAETNNVEEYARQKRTRKNLDLICANDVSLATQGFNSDSNALHLFWQDGDKILPLERKELLGQQLLDEIVTRYDEKNRR; this comes from the coding sequence ATGAGCCTGGCCGGTAAAAAAATCGTTCTTGGCGTTAGCGGCGGCATTGCAGCCTATAAAACGCCGGAACTGGTGCGCCGTCTGCGCGAGCGCGGGGCCGACGTACGGGTCGCGATAACCGAAGGCGGAAAAGCCTTTATCACTCCTCTGAGCCTGCAGGCCGTTTCAGGATACCCGGTATCTGACAGCCTGCTTGACCCTGCCGCAGAAGCCGCGATGGGCCATATTGAGCTTGGGAAATGGGCAGACCTGGTTATCCTTGCCCCCGCCACGGCCGATTTAATTGCCCGCGTTGCCGCCGGGATGGCGAACGATCTGGTTTCGACCATTTGTCTGGCTACGCCCGCCCCTGTTGCCGTTGTGCCGGCCATGAATCAGCAGATGTATCGCAATGCCGCGACCCAGCATAATCTACAGACGCTGACCTCGCGCGGCCTGCTGATCTGGGGGCCGGACAGCGGGAGCCAGGCCTGTGGCGATGTCGGCCCAGGCCGTATGCTTGATCCATTGACTATTGTCGATATGGCCGCGGCCCATTTTTCGCCTGTCAACGACCTGCAACATCTCAACATCATGATTACAGCCGGCCCAACGCGCGAGCCGCTGGATCCGGTACGTTACATTACCAACCACAGCTCCGGTAAAATGGGCTTTGCGATTGCGGCCGCAGCGGCGAAACGCGGCGCGAACGTCACGCTGGTCAGTGGCCCGGTCTCCTTACCTACGCCGCCTTTTGTGCAGCGTATTGACGTCACCACCGCGCTGGAAATGGAGGCCGCGGTACAGGCCCGTGCGCAAAACCAGCAGATTTTTATCGGTTGTGCTGCCGTCGCGGACTACCGCGCAGAGACCATTTCCGATGCCAAAATCAAAAAGCAAGGCGATGAATTAACACTAAAAATGGTGAAAAACCCGGATATCGTTGCTGGCGTCGCCGCGCTGAAAACCCATCGTCCTTACGTTGTTGGGTTTGCCGCAGAAACAAATAATGTGGAAGAATATGCCCGGCAAAAACGTACCCGCAAAAACCTCGATTTGATTTGCGCGAATGACGTATCGCTGGCCACGCAAGGATTTAACAGCGACAGCAACGCACTGCACCTTTTCTGGCAGGATGGAGATAAAATCTTACCGCTTGAGCGCAAGGAACTCCTGGGCCAACAATTACTGGACGAGATCGTTACCCGTTATGATGAAAAAAATCGACGTTAA
- the slmA gene encoding nucleoid occlusion factor SlmA has protein sequence MAEKQTAKRNRREEILQSLALMLESSDGSQRITTAKLAASVGVSEAALYRHFPSKTRMFDSLIEFIEDSLITRINLILKDEKDTTARLRLIVQLILGFGERNPGLTRILTGHALMFEQDRLQGRINQLFERIEAQLRQVLREKKMREGEGYSTDETLLASQILAFCEGMLSRFVRSEFKYSPTDDFDARWPLVAAQLQ, from the coding sequence ATGGCAGAAAAACAAACCGCGAAAAGGAACCGTCGCGAAGAAATACTTCAATCTCTGGCTCTGATGCTTGAATCCAGCGATGGCAGTCAACGCATCACCACCGCAAAACTGGCCGCCTCTGTAGGCGTGTCTGAAGCGGCGCTGTACCGTCATTTCCCGAGCAAAACCCGGATGTTCGACAGCCTGATCGAGTTTATCGAAGACAGTCTGATCACGCGCATCAACCTGATTCTGAAAGACGAAAAAGACACCACTGCGCGTCTGCGTCTGATTGTGCAATTGATTCTGGGATTTGGAGAACGTAACCCGGGCCTGACCCGTATTCTGACTGGCCATGCGCTGATGTTTGAGCAGGACAGACTGCAGGGTCGCATCAACCAGCTTTTCGAACGTATTGAAGCGCAGCTGCGCCAGGTACTGCGTGAGAAGAAAATGCGTGAAGGCGAAGGTTACAGCACGGATGAAACGCTGCTGGCAAGCCAGATCCTGGCGTTTTGCGAAGGCATGCTCTCCCGTTTTGTACGCAGTGAGTTCAAATACAGCCCAACGGACGATTTCGACGCCCGTTGGCCGTTAGTGGCGGCGCAGTTGCAGTAA
- the pyrE gene encoding orotate phosphoribosyltransferase, which yields MKPYQRQFIEFALNKQVLKFGEFTLKSGRKSPYFFNAGLFNTGRDLALLGRFYAEALVDSGIDFDLLFGPAYKGIPIATTTAVALAEHHDRDVPYCFNRKEAKTHGEGGNLVGSPLQGRVMLVDDVITAGTAIRESMEIIQANGATLAGVLISLDRQERGRGEISAIQEVERDYSCKVTSIINLKDLIAYLEEKPEMADHLAAVRAYREEFGV from the coding sequence ATGAAACCGTATCAGCGCCAGTTTATTGAGTTTGCGCTTAACAAGCAGGTCCTCAAGTTTGGCGAGTTTACGCTGAAATCCGGGCGCAAGAGCCCCTATTTCTTCAATGCCGGGCTGTTCAATACCGGGCGCGATCTGGCGCTGTTAGGCCGTTTCTATGCCGAAGCGCTGGTGGATTCAGGGATTGATTTCGACCTGCTGTTTGGCCCGGCCTATAAGGGCATTCCGATTGCGACCACCACCGCGGTTGCGCTGGCAGAACACCATGACCGCGACGTGCCGTACTGCTTTAACCGTAAAGAGGCCAAAACCCACGGTGAAGGCGGCAACCTGGTCGGCAGCCCACTGCAGGGGCGCGTGATGCTGGTGGACGACGTCATCACCGCGGGTACCGCCATTCGCGAATCCATGGAGATTATCCAGGCCAACGGCGCGACGCTGGCTGGCGTGTTGATTTCTCTGGACCGTCAGGAACGGGGGCGTGGTGAAATCTCGGCCATTCAGGAAGTTGAACGTGATTACAGCTGCAAAGTGACGTCAATCATCAACCTGAAAGACCTGATTGCGTATCTGGAAGAGAAGCCAGAGATGGCGGATCATCTGGCTGCGGTGCGGGCATATCGCGAAGAGTTCGGCGTGTAA
- a CDS encoding glycosyltransferase has product MQNSAPLLSVVVAVYNGEAFLDQFFTCLVDQRIDSMEVIIVNDGSTDRSMQIVENWREKLPQMQVIEQQNQGVSIARNTGLAVATGQYLSFPDIDDVFKPGMYQHLLDMAVTQRLDVATCNGNYVWENNKKPSRPIFPEDKLASTGVMSGPAWLKMALDSRKFLHVTWLNIYRHDFIREHGFHFEPGLRHQDIPWTTEVLLAAERVQYTSERYYDYYIHSASVSHMPDNDDTLIRSARHYMKILQMLDAINQRYPDKVKGIPACHWQIAKEGLGIIHTFDNMKDEQKKAFIIKEFFDKGIWKLIWKNAKSPRLRWRLGRRYFRLKRYVA; this is encoded by the coding sequence ATGCAAAATTCAGCGCCATTATTAAGCGTGGTGGTAGCCGTTTATAACGGTGAAGCGTTCCTGGATCAGTTCTTTACCTGCCTTGTGGATCAACGCATCGACAGCATGGAAGTCATCATCGTCAATGACGGCTCCACGGACCGTTCGATGCAGATCGTCGAAAACTGGCGCGAAAAGCTGCCGCAGATGCAGGTTATTGAGCAGCAAAATCAGGGCGTATCCATCGCGCGTAATACCGGTCTGGCCGTCGCGACGGGCCAATATCTTTCTTTCCCTGATATTGATGATGTCTTTAAACCCGGCATGTATCAGCACCTGCTTGATATGGCTGTTACGCAACGTCTTGATGTCGCTACCTGTAACGGCAACTACGTCTGGGAAAATAATAAGAAGCCTTCACGCCCTATTTTCCCTGAAGACAAACTGGCATCAACGGGCGTCATGTCCGGCCCTGCATGGCTCAAAATGGCGCTCGACTCCCGTAAGTTCCTGCACGTGACCTGGCTGAACATCTATCGTCATGACTTTATTCGCGAGCACGGTTTTCACTTTGAACCGGGGCTGCGCCATCAGGATATTCCGTGGACCACAGAAGTACTGCTGGCGGCGGAGCGGGTGCAGTACACCAGTGAACGTTACTACGACTACTACATTCACTCTGCGTCGGTGTCTCATATGCCGGACAATGATGACACGCTCATTCGCTCGGCGCGTCACTACATGAAAATCCTGCAGATGCTCGATGCCATTAATCAGCGCTACCCCGATAAAGTGAAAGGGATCCCTGCTTGCCACTGGCAAATTGCCAAAGAAGGGCTGGGCATCATTCATACTTTCGACAACATGAAAGATGAGCAGAAAAAGGCATTTATTATCAAAGAGTTTTTCGATAAAGGGATCTGGAAACTCATCTGGAAAAATGCAAAAAGTCCCCGACTGCGCTGGCGACTGGGCCGTCGTTACTTCCGTTTGAAGCGCTATGTGGCATAA
- the rpmG gene encoding 50S ribosomal protein L33 has protein sequence MAKGIREKIKLVSSAGTGHFYTTTKNKRTKPEKLELKKFDPVVRQHVMYKEAKIK, from the coding sequence ATGGCTAAAGGTATTCGCGAGAAAATCAAGCTGGTTTCTTCTGCTGGTACAGGTCACTTCTACACCACTACGAAGAACAAACGTACTAAGCCGGAAAAACTGGAACTGAAAAAATTCGATCCAGTTGTACGCCAGCACGTAATGTACAAAGAAGCTAAAATCAAATAA
- the mutM gene encoding bifunctional DNA-formamidopyrimidine glycosylase/DNA-(apurinic or apyrimidinic site) lyase, with protein MPELPEVETSRRGIEPHLVGATILHATVRNGRLRWPVSDEIHALSDKPILSVQRRAKYLLLELPDGWIIIHLGMSGSLRILTEELPAEKHDHVDLVMSNGKVLRYTDPRRFGAWLWTKELEGHSVLAHLGPEPLSEAFNAEYLKAKCAKKKTPIKPWLMDNKLVVGVGNIYASESLFAAGIHPDRLASSLSAQECELLVRVIKAVLLRSIEQGGTTLKDFLQSDGKPGYFAQELQVYGRKGEPCRVCGTPIIATKHAQRATFYCRQCQK; from the coding sequence ATGCCTGAATTACCTGAGGTGGAGACCAGCCGCCGCGGTATTGAGCCGCATCTGGTCGGCGCGACTATTCTTCATGCTACCGTGCGTAATGGTCGCCTCCGTTGGCCGGTTTCTGATGAGATCCATGCGTTAAGCGATAAACCGATCCTCAGCGTCCAGCGCCGCGCGAAATATCTGCTCCTGGAGCTGCCCGATGGCTGGATCATCATTCATCTTGGCATGTCCGGCAGCCTGCGGATCCTCACTGAAGAGCTGCCTGCGGAAAAGCATGACCATGTCGATCTGGTGATGAGTAACGGCAAAGTGTTGCGTTATACCGATCCCCGCCGCTTTGGCGCATGGCTGTGGACCAAAGAACTGGAAGGACATAGCGTACTGGCACATCTGGGGCCAGAGCCGCTTTCAGAAGCGTTTAACGCGGAATACCTGAAAGCGAAGTGTGCGAAAAAGAAAACCCCGATTAAACCCTGGCTGATGGATAACAAGCTGGTGGTCGGCGTGGGGAATATCTATGCCAGCGAATCGCTGTTTGCGGCCGGGATCCATCCCGATCGGCTGGCCTCTTCGCTGTCGGCGCAGGAGTGTGAGCTGCTGGTGCGGGTGATTAAAGCGGTGCTGCTTCGCTCAATTGAGCAGGGGGGAACGACGCTGAAGGACTTCCTGCAAAGCGATGGTAAGCCAGGCTATTTTGCTCAGGAGCTGCAGGTGTATGGCCGCAAAGGCGAGCCGTGCAGAGTGTGTGGAACGCCGATCATCGCAACAAAGCATGCCCAGCGCGCCACATTCTATTGCCGTCAATGCCAGAAATAG
- the radC gene encoding RadC family protein, translating into MEDEDELLLPREKLLRYGVTLLKDEELLALFLRTGTPGKTVFTLAKDLIGHFGSLYGLMTAELAEFAHVEGIGVAKYAQLKGIAELARRFQCVRMQEEDPILTPAMTREFLQSQLTDIEREIFMVIFLDNRNRVLKHSHLFSGTLSHVEVHPREIVREAIKLNAAGVILAHNHPSGCAEPSRADKEITDRIVKCCQFMDIRVLDHLIIGRGEYLSFAEHGWI; encoded by the coding sequence ATGGAAGACGAGGATGAACTGCTCTTACCGCGCGAAAAATTGCTGCGCTATGGCGTCACTTTGCTAAAAGATGAGGAACTGCTGGCGCTTTTTTTGCGCACCGGTACGCCCGGCAAAACGGTCTTTACGCTGGCAAAAGATCTGATAGGCCATTTTGGCTCACTCTACGGTTTGATGACGGCGGAACTGGCGGAGTTTGCGCATGTGGAGGGTATCGGTGTGGCAAAATATGCCCAGCTTAAGGGGATTGCCGAACTGGCCCGCCGTTTTCAGTGTGTTCGTATGCAGGAGGAGGACCCGATACTGACTCCTGCGATGACGCGCGAGTTTCTGCAAAGTCAGTTAACCGATATTGAACGCGAGATCTTTATGGTGATCTTTCTCGACAACCGGAACCGGGTGCTCAAGCATAGCCACCTTTTCTCGGGCACGCTAAGCCATGTTGAGGTTCATCCGCGTGAAATTGTGCGCGAAGCAATAAAATTGAATGCAGCCGGCGTGATACTCGCGCATAATCACCCTTCTGGCTGTGCAGAACCAAGCAGAGCTGACAAAGAGATCACCGACCGCATTGTCAAATGCTGTCAATTCATGGACATTCGTGTGCTGGACCATCTGATAATTGGCCGCGGAGAGTACCTTTCTTTTGCAGAACATGGCTGGATTTAG
- a CDS encoding YicC/YloC family endoribonuclease, which yields MIRSMTAYARREIKGSWGSATWEMRSVNQRYLETYFRMPEQFRSLEPVVRERIRTRLTRGKVECNLRFEPDASAQGELILNEKLAKQLVNAANWVKMQSDEGEINPVDILRWPGVMAAGEQDLDAIAAEILAALDSTLDDFIVARETEGQALKAMIEQRLEGVSAEVAKVRTHMPEVLQWQRERLVAKLEEAEVQLENNRLEQELVLMAQRVDVAEELDRLEAHVKETYNILKKKEAVGRRLDFMMQEFNRESNTLASKSINADVTNSAIELKVLIEQMREQIQNIE from the coding sequence ATGATCCGCAGTATGACCGCCTACGCCCGGCGTGAAATCAAGGGTAGCTGGGGTAGCGCTACCTGGGAAATGCGTTCGGTAAACCAGCGCTATCTGGAAACCTATTTCCGTATGCCGGAGCAGTTCCGCAGCCTTGAGCCTGTGGTGCGTGAGCGTATCCGTACGCGTCTGACGCGCGGCAAAGTGGAATGTAACCTGCGTTTTGAGCCGGATGCCAGCGCGCAGGGCGAACTGATCCTCAACGAAAAACTGGCAAAACAGCTCGTCAATGCGGCGAACTGGGTCAAAATGCAAAGCGACGAAGGCGAAATTAATCCGGTTGATATTCTGCGCTGGCCTGGCGTCATGGCTGCCGGAGAGCAGGATCTGGATGCAATTGCCGCTGAAATCCTTGCCGCCCTCGACAGCACGCTGGATGACTTTATCGTTGCTCGCGAAACCGAAGGCCAGGCGCTGAAAGCGATGATTGAACAGCGCCTTGAAGGCGTCAGCGCCGAAGTGGCAAAAGTACGTACCCATATGCCGGAAGTGCTGCAGTGGCAGCGCGAGCGTCTGGTTGCCAAACTGGAAGAAGCGGAAGTTCAGCTGGAAAATAACCGTCTGGAACAAGAGCTGGTGCTGATGGCGCAGCGCGTTGACGTGGCCGAAGAGCTGGACCGTCTGGAAGCACATGTTAAAGAGACCTACAACATTCTGAAGAAGAAAGAAGCCGTTGGTCGTCGTCTCGACTTTATGATGCAGGAATTCAACCGCGAGTCGAATACCCTGGCGTCTAAATCAATCAATGCCGACGTGACGAATTCCGCCATTGAGCTCAAGGTACTGATTGAGCAGATGCGCGAGCAGATCCAGAATATTGAGTAA
- the coaD gene encoding pantetheine-phosphate adenylyltransferase: protein MSTKAIYPGTFDPITNGHLDIITRAACMFDKVILAIAASPSKKPMFDLNERVALATEAIAHLPNVEVVGFSDLMANFARAQQATILIRGLRAVADFEYEMQLAHMNRHLMPELESVFLMPSKEWSFISSTLVKEVARHHGDVTHFLPVNVHQALMDKLK from the coding sequence ATGAGCACAAAAGCGATTTATCCAGGTACCTTTGATCCGATCACCAATGGTCATCTTGATATCATCACCCGTGCGGCGTGCATGTTCGACAAGGTGATTCTGGCGATTGCTGCCAGCCCCAGTAAAAAACCGATGTTTGACCTGAACGAGCGTGTTGCGCTTGCCACCGAGGCCATTGCGCACCTGCCGAACGTTGAGGTGGTGGGCTTCAGCGATCTGATGGCCAACTTTGCCCGCGCTCAGCAGGCGACGATTCTGATCCGTGGCTTACGCGCGGTGGCAGACTTCGAGTATGAGATGCAGCTGGCGCACATGAATCGTCATTTGATGCCGGAGCTGGAAAGCGTATTTCTGATGCCATCCAAGGAGTGGTCGTTCATCTCTTCCACGCTGGTGAAAGAGGTGGCGCGTCATCACGGGGACGTTACCCATTTCCTGCCGGTTAACGTCCACCAGGCGTTGATGGACAAGCTAAAGTAG
- the waaA gene encoding lipid IV(A) 3-deoxy-D-manno-octulosonic acid transferase yields MELLYTALLYIIQPLVWLRLLLRSRKAPAYRKRWAERYGFCRNKVAPDGILLHSVSVGETLAAIPLVRALRHRYPSLPITVTTMTPTGSERVMSAFGKDVHHVYLPYDLPCAMNRFLETVRPKLVIVMETELWPNMISALHARKIPLVIANARLSERSAKGYGKLGKFMRRLLSKITLIAAQNEEDAARFISLGLKRNQLAVTGSLKFDISVTPELAARAITLRRQWAPRRQVWIATSTHDGEEAIILQAHRKLLEKFPDLLLILVPRHPERFKDAREMVQKGGFSFTLRSSGEIPSTSTQVVIGDTMGELMLLYGIADLAFVGGSLVERGGHNPLEPAAHAIPVLMGPHTFNFKDICAKLQQAEGLITVTDADSVVKEVSTLLTDEDYRLWYGRHAVEVLHQNQGALTRLLQLLQPYLPQRSH; encoded by the coding sequence TTGGAATTGTTGTATACCGCCCTGCTCTATATCATTCAGCCACTGGTGTGGCTGAGACTGCTGCTTCGTAGCCGTAAAGCGCCTGCGTACCGAAAACGCTGGGCTGAACGCTATGGCTTCTGTCGCAATAAAGTTGCCCCGGACGGTATTTTGCTGCATTCCGTTTCTGTTGGCGAAACGCTGGCAGCGATCCCGCTGGTTCGCGCCCTGCGTCACCGTTATCCGTCGCTGCCGATCACCGTCACGACCATGACGCCGACCGGCTCTGAGCGCGTGATGTCCGCCTTCGGTAAAGACGTGCATCACGTCTATCTGCCTTACGACCTTCCCTGCGCCATGAACCGTTTTCTGGAAACCGTTCGCCCTAAACTGGTGATCGTGATGGAAACCGAGCTGTGGCCGAATATGATTTCCGCTCTGCATGCACGTAAGATTCCCCTGGTGATCGCGAACGCGCGTCTGTCTGAGCGGTCGGCGAAAGGCTACGGCAAGCTGGGGAAATTTATGCGCCGCCTGCTCAGCAAGATCACACTGATTGCTGCGCAAAACGAAGAAGACGCAGCGCGCTTTATCTCGCTTGGCCTGAAACGCAACCAGCTGGCGGTGACAGGCAGCCTGAAATTCGATATCTCCGTCACGCCTGAACTTGCGGCCCGTGCTATCACGCTGCGCCGCCAGTGGGCACCGCGTCGCCAGGTCTGGATTGCGACCAGCACCCATGATGGCGAAGAGGCGATTATCCTGCAGGCGCATCGTAAGCTGCTGGAGAAATTCCCCGATTTGCTGCTGATTCTGGTACCTCGCCATCCCGAGCGTTTTAAAGACGCCCGTGAAATGGTGCAAAAAGGCGGCTTCAGCTTCACCCTGCGCAGCAGCGGTGAGATCCCCTCCACCAGCACGCAGGTAGTTATTGGCGATACCATGGGTGAGCTGATGCTGCTGTATGGCATCGCTGATCTGGCCTTTGTTGGCGGCAGCCTGGTGGAGCGTGGTGGCCATAACCCGCTGGAGCCAGCGGCCCATGCCATTCCCGTGCTGATGGGTCCACATACCTTCAACTTCAAAGATATCTGTGCGAAATTGCAGCAAGCGGAAGGGCTAATTACCGTGACCGATGCGGATTCGGTGGTCAAAGAGGTCTCGACTCTGCTGACCGACGAAGATTACCGCCTGTGGTACGGTCGTCATGCCGTCGAAGTGCTGCATCAGAACCAGGGTGCCCTCACCCGTCTGCTGCAGCTTCTGCAACCTTATCTGCCGCAGCGGAGCCACTAA
- the dut gene encoding dUTP diphosphatase has product MMKKIDVKILDPRVGEQFPLPTYATSGSAGLDLRACLDDAVELAPGATTLIPTGLAIHIADPSLAAVILPRSGLGHKHGVVLGNLVGLIDSDYQGQLMVSVWNRGQDSFTIEPGERIAQMVFVPVVQAEFNLVADFDATDRGEGGFGHSGRK; this is encoded by the coding sequence ATGATGAAAAAAATCGACGTTAAGATTCTGGACCCGCGTGTTGGCGAGCAATTCCCGCTGCCAACCTATGCCACCTCCGGCTCTGCCGGTCTTGACCTGCGCGCCTGTCTCGATGACGCCGTAGAACTGGCTCCGGGTGCGACCACCCTGATCCCAACGGGCCTGGCGATTCACATTGCTGACCCTTCACTGGCGGCGGTAATCCTGCCACGTTCAGGCCTGGGTCATAAGCATGGTGTCGTGCTGGGTAACCTGGTCGGCCTGATCGACTCTGACTACCAGGGCCAGCTGATGGTCTCCGTCTGGAACCGGGGTCAGGACAGCTTCACCATTGAACCGGGCGAGCGTATCGCGCAGATGGTCTTTGTACCTGTGGTGCAGGCAGAATTTAACCTGGTGGCAGACTTTGATGCCACAGACCGTGGCGAAGGCGGCTTCGGCCATTCCGGGCGCAAATAA
- the rpmB gene encoding 50S ribosomal protein L28, producing the protein MSRVCQVTGKRPVTGNNRSHALNATKRRFLPNLHSHRFWVESEKRFVTLRVSAKGMRVIDKKGIDTVLSELRARGEKY; encoded by the coding sequence ATGTCCCGAGTCTGCCAAGTTACTGGCAAGCGTCCGGTGACCGGTAACAACCGTTCCCACGCACTGAACGCGACTAAACGCCGTTTCCTGCCGAACCTGCACTCTCACCGTTTCTGGGTTGAGAGCGAGAAGCGTTTTGTCACCCTGCGCGTATCTGCTAAAGGTATGCGTGTAATTGATAAGAAAGGCATCGATACAGTTCTGTCCGAACTGCGTGCCCGTGGCGAAAAGTACTAA
- a CDS encoding glycosyltransferase family 2 protein, giving the protein MSTRLSVVLIAKNAADLTPDCLASVAWADEIILLDSGSEDNTADVARAAGAKVYTNTDWQGYGIQRQRAQGYATGDYVLMLDTDERITPELRQAIQAVLAAPTPGTVYSIARRNYFLGRFMRHSGWYPDRVTRLYERERYQYNDNLVHESLACDSAPVVPLTGDLLHLTCRDFASFQRKQLNYATAWAQERHQRGKKATLTGIFTHTLGAFLKTLLLRGGVLDGKQGWLLAVVNAQYTFNKYTELWALSRGYSEKT; this is encoded by the coding sequence ATGTCAACGCGCCTGTCGGTCGTTCTGATCGCCAAAAACGCTGCCGACCTGACTCCGGATTGCCTGGCCTCCGTTGCCTGGGCTGACGAAATTATCCTGCTCGACTCCGGCAGTGAAGACAACACGGCGGACGTTGCCCGCGCAGCGGGTGCAAAAGTCTATACCAACACCGACTGGCAAGGTTATGGCATCCAGCGCCAGCGCGCGCAGGGATATGCCACCGGTGATTATGTACTGATGCTCGACACAGACGAGCGCATCACGCCGGAGCTGCGTCAGGCCATTCAGGCGGTGCTCGCCGCACCAACGCCGGGCACGGTCTACAGCATTGCGCGTCGTAACTATTTCCTTGGCCGTTTTATGCGTCACAGCGGCTGGTACCCCGACCGGGTCACGCGCCTCTACGAGCGCGAGCGGTATCAGTACAATGATAATCTGGTCCATGAATCCCTGGCCTGCGACAGTGCGCCAGTCGTCCCTCTGACGGGCGATCTTTTGCACCTGACCTGCCGGGATTTCGCCAGCTTCCAGCGTAAACAGCTCAACTATGCCACCGCCTGGGCACAGGAGCGCCATCAGCGCGGCAAGAAAGCCACGCTGACGGGTATCTTCACTCATACGCTGGGGGCGTTTCTGAAAACGCTGCTGCTGCGTGGCGGCGTGCTGGACGGTAAACAGGGCTGGTTACTGGCCGTGGTAAATGCCCAGTATACTTTCAACAAATACACCGAGCTGTGGGCGCTCAGCCGCGGCTACTCAGAGAAAACGTGA